In Candidatus Acidulodesulfobacterium acidiphilum, a genomic segment contains:
- a CDS encoding zinc ribbon domain-containing protein: MPIREYKCKDCGNYIEVIQGMNEKPLEKCEKCGGKLEKLISNSSFVLKGSGWYKTDYASSGSSASGSKSKKTADESKTASPAPACSCSGGTCGH, encoded by the coding sequence ATGCCTATCAGGGAATACAAATGCAAAGACTGCGGAAATTATATCGAGGTAATTCAGGGTATGAACGAAAAACCCCTTGAAAAATGCGAAAAATGCGGCGGAAAATTAGAAAAACTAATTTCCAATTCAAGTTTCGTACTAAAAGGCTCCGGTTGGTATAAAACGGATTATGCAAGTTCGGGCAGTTCGGCAAGCGGAAGCAAATCAAAAAAAACGGCCGATGAAAGCAAAACAGCATCTCCTGCGCCTGCATGCAGTTGTTCCGGCGGTACATGCGGACATTAA
- a CDS encoding Crp/Fnr family transcriptional regulator — MENFKIPEYFGSLNADIFNDIKALFKVENYSAGENIFLEGDKSKGIYFVAEGTVKVYKSSKDGKEQILKLIYPGESFNDITVFVKDINPASADAVTGAKLFLLSRENMIGLIYKHPEVSINIIRSMSEKLRHLTNAIEDLSLKRTQERIAKILLLFDGEKLSQKIIADIAGTAREVVSRALKDFAAKDIIKLDKRDIIILDRKKLEDLSE; from the coding sequence ATGGAAAACTTTAAAATTCCGGAATATTTCGGATCTTTAAATGCAGATATTTTTAATGATATTAAAGCATTATTTAAAGTAGAAAATTATTCGGCAGGAGAAAATATTTTTCTGGAAGGAGACAAATCAAAAGGAATATATTTCGTAGCCGAAGGAACCGTCAAGGTTTATAAATCTTCTAAAGACGGCAAAGAGCAGATTTTAAAGTTGATTTATCCGGGCGAATCGTTTAACGATATAACGGTTTTCGTAAAAGATATAAATCCCGCTTCCGCGGATGCCGTTACCGGCGCGAAACTATTTTTGTTATCGCGCGAGAATATGATAGGCCTTATTTATAAACATCCTGAAGTTTCTATTAATATTATAAGAAGCATGTCCGAAAAATTAAGGCATCTTACGAATGCCATAGAAGACCTTTCCCTTAAACGTACGCAGGAAAGAATAGCGAAAATTCTGCTTTTATTCGACGGCGAAAAACTTAGCCAGAAAATAATAGCGGATATCGCGGGAACGGCAAGAGAAGTAGTTTCGCGTGCGCTGAAGGATTTTGCGGCAAAAGATATTATAAAATTAGACAAAAGGGATATTATAATACTCGACAGAAAAAAATTAGAGGATTTGAGCGAATAA